A window of the Microplitis mediator isolate UGA2020A chromosome 5, iyMicMedi2.1, whole genome shotgun sequence genome harbors these coding sequences:
- the LOC130667728 gene encoding dedicator of cytokinesis protein 9 isoform X2, which yields MSERKFTRALGKPGMAAQLRETVSQVVRESTVQNKPHLVDPIDFESFILKNKTLMQNDPQRELLLYPPDDVSQVVLPRRYRTIQPIVQNILEQSDGSESLLTKECLKSYASNWNLVHYKYAAYSGSYLDLPKLSKGNELKEEIYEIDTDVDQVDEEMMKSDGITKEGYLMKGPEIGSSDRMFVNIGSKSFKRRFCHLRQEVDGTYILELFKDEKKGEAKFTIVMDFCTDVVRNPKRGRFCFELRMSGTHKFFTFAADNETEMQEWLLKLSSVLQHYKQQEEKRAASLERTCHTPPPSPVPVQTYGTLKGLDQSMNPQLIKYSRETDTSILLSRRENRKSLFSLYHHLTLGKTQGNLIDGNIDPYKEQFGQRIFIKCETLKFRLQAPIEENESLCQVEPYYTTLSLFDARNGKKLSENFNFDINHEIVRDIIQELSPVSELTDNDKAELPSEFKKIPDNWIKYPKQAIFSISNPHPDIFLVVRIEKILQGSICQTSEPYIRATKDPRLGLKVHKNVRAYCQRLGNYRMPFAWSARPLFRLYSNELDTSSDFPAIYRQESNKMRDDEILKMLTEYRKPDKLSKLTVIPGWIKLTIEPLSEIPENTLTTSYAPLKPFPLPPVNNPTYEIAEFESTSEKDVHPYTTYINHLYIYPQILNFDTQKIFTRARNIACIVELRDDDNENAKPLRCIYGKPGSQILTTRASCTVLHHSAVPSWYEEIKMRLPPKLHNKHHILFSFYHISCDMRKKENGVENCVGYSWMLLLHKGKLTVDMENNIQTLPVATDLPPGYLSIQPLGLGKGNAGPDITWIDAQRPIFNVSFQLASTVFTRDPHLHNLFIHAERILDNKLSGIPSDSETCKILKAAHAIQLVTAITFLPTILNQLFSLLTCNLSDEVGLYIIRLLIHIINLIYKAQRKDIINAYVKFVFILPSKNIATTTVHEQLAKYLPILLHPNNTDFLVVNKFMHHSNFFIDIMVKSMAQHMLTSGRIKMHRNERFTKDYHDSITKLLQVLTPYLMNKYKDMPVETHELNKSLAQFLKKCLTFMDRGFVFSLINDYMDNFSPGDARTLQDFKFTFLQIICSHEHYVSFNLPMMQTRVTSKDSESEPEGDDLMLEYCLSQDFCKYHFLVGLLLQEVKSSLNEVVQIRKVAIATLRDLLAKHELDDRYQNKGQLSRIAAIYIPWLGVVLENLHRLQSVYETDLKTELKQNHANRLSSSSSNCLINKDPVNGVTVTDTPKSVHRFTLHLDSQSPIRASMHLRDSTYFAAIAGQGLANGFSCTSIESSTSTLSSTSHSLVSQETTIAREPAENGVSEKKGHSRSVSVTQTSSRCDKLQSSEMKDLLLCFLFVVKYLGDHQVIAWWQQCSETEIISFFSVIEMGLYHFKYVGKRLIIANTSATNSGKPKTVKAMTLPARMAPPDFSNDASGTGTLQPHNTSTRENLVDEDNALNHQALLEANMATEVGLIVLDCLGLFCIHFKDILLVNDGDNPVMQKLFNIYLSFLQLGQSETLFRHVFASLRAFLNNYSTALFKGNAVFCGRLCYELLRCCNNKLSSIRQESCALLYLLMRSNFEFTNRKGLIRVHLQVIISVSQMLGNVIGLNNSRFQESLSLINSYATSDKVMKGTGFPVEVKDLNKRIRTVLMATAQMREHNNDPEMLVDLQHSLANSYASTPELRHTWLETMARNHARDGNYSEAACCQLHIAALMAEYLKLKKIHLWGAEAFDKISVNISRDERGLKLDAGVQDIHYNESTLLEQLESCAEMLEKAERFELLGPLYRLIVPIYENKRNYNALANCYSHLTQACNKIVEVTKTGKRLLGRFYRVAFFGSAYFEEENGQEYIYKEPKVTSLSEISERLQRLYAEKFGVENVKMIMDSAPIKLNDLDQKIAYIQVTHVTPYFEKMELESRLTEFEQNHDVSCFMFETPFTHEGKPRGNPEDQWKRRTIITTQYSFPYIKKRIPIIEKKVIELTPIEVALDEMRQRVQELEDVALIAPTDVKKLQLRLQGSVCVTVNAGPLTYASAFLDPALSPQYPDDKVDELKDVFRDFIKICYTALQINSKLITNDQHEYQEALRENYQKLCQNLSSLLGESVWPDDQVGSFKRNSAALFSAISGANNHTSIA from the exons ATGAGTGAGAGAAAATTCACCCGGGCTTTAGGTAAGCCCGGGATGGCTGCACAACTCAGAGAAACAGTTTCTCAAGTTGTTCGTGAGAGTACAGTCCAG aatAAACCGCATTTAGTGGATCCAATagattttgaaagttttatattaaaaaataaaacattaatgCAAAATGATCCACAACGTGAGCTATTGCTGTATCCACCGGATGATGTGTCT caAGTTGTATTACCGAGAAGATACCGAACAATACAACCAAttgtacaaaatattttagaacAGTCAGACGGCAGTGAGAGTCTTTTAACGAAAGAATGTTTAAAAAGTTATGCATCAAATTGGAATTTAGTTCACTATAAATATGCCGCGTACAGTGGCTCATATCTTGATTTACCAAAGCTGTCAAAAGGTAATGAGCTAAAGGaggaaatttatgaaattgatACGGATGTAGATCAAGTGGATGAGGAAATGATGAAAAGTGATGGTATTACAAAAGAGGGATATTTAATGAAAGGTCCGGAGATTGGTAGTAGTGATCGTATGTTTGTCAATATTGGATCTAAATCATTTAAACGACGTTTTTGTCATTTAAGACAAGAAGTTGATGGGACTTATATTCTTGAATTATtcaaagatgaaaaaaaaggtgAAGCTAAATTTACGATTGTTATGGATTTTTGTACCGATGTTGTGAGAAATCCAAAACGCGGTAGGTTTTGTTTTGAATTACGCATGAGTGgtactcataaattttttacatttgcTGCTGATAATGAAACAGAAATGCAAGAATGGTTATTAAAATTGAGTTCAGTCTTACAGCATTATAAACAGCAAGAAGAAAAACGTGCTGCTTCATTAGAACGTACTTGTCATACACCACCACCATCACCTGTACCAGTACAAACTTATGGTACATTAAAAGGATTAGACCAAAGTATGAATccacaattaattaaatattcacgTGAAACAGATACAAGTATATTATTAAGTAGAcgagaaaatagaaaaagtttatttagtttatatCATCATTTAACGCTTGGTAAAACCCAAGGTAATTTAATTGACGGAAATATTGATCCTTATAAAGAACAATTTGGACaaagaatatttataaaatgtgaaaCATTAAAGTTTCGATTACAAGCACCTATTGAAGAAAATGAATCTCTATGTCAAGTTGAACCTTATTACACAACATTGAGTTTATTCGACgcaagaaatggtaaaaaattatcggaaaattttaattttgatattaatcaTGAAATAGTGCGTGACATAATTCAAGAATTGAGTCCTGTAAGTGAATTAACAGATAATGATAAAGCTGAATTACCaagtgaatttaaaaagataCCAGATAATTGGATAAAATATCCGAAACAAGCAATATTCAGTATTAGTAATCCACATCCTGATATTTTTCTCGTAgtaagaattgaaaaaatactaCAAGGAAGTATTTGTCAAACATCTGAGCCTTATATTCGCGCTACAAAGGATCCTCGGTTAGGTCTTAAAGTACATAAAAATGTACGAGCCTACTGTCAGAGACTCGGCAATTATCGCATGCCATTTGCTTGGTCAGCGAGGCCGTTATTTAGACTTTACAGTAATGAGCTTGATACATCGTCAGACTTTCCAGCAATTTACCGACAAGAAAGTAATAAAATGCGGGATGATGAGATACTAAAGATGCTTACAGAGTACAGGAAACCtgataaattaagtaaattaactGTTATACCTGGTTGGATAAAACTTACAATTGAACCACTATCTGAAATTCCTGAAAATACATTAACCACATCTTATGCGCCATTGAAACCATTTCCTTTGCCGCCTGTTAATAATCCAACGTACGAAATAGCTGAATTTGAAAGTACATCTGAAAAAGATGTACATCCTTACACAACATATATTAatcatttgtatatttatcctcaaattttaaattttgatacgcaaaaaattttcacaagaGCAAGAAATATCGCTTGTATTGTTGAGCTAcgtgatgatgataatgaaaatGCTAAACCATTGAGATGTATTTATGGTAAACCTGGCTCACAAATATTAACAACACGTGCCAGTTGTACTGTTTTACATCACAGTGCAGTACCATCATGgtatgaagaaataaaaatgagatTACCTCCAAAATTACACAATAaacatcatattttattttcattttatcataTTAGCTGTGATATgcgaaaaaaagaaaatggtGTTGAAAATTGTGTTGGTTATTCATGGATGTTGTTATTGCATAAAGGTAAATTAACAGTTGATATGGAAAATAATATACAAACATTACCAGTTGCAACAGATTTACCACCAGGTTATTTATCAATTCAACCTCTTGGTCTTGGTAAAGGTAATGCTGGCCCCGATATCACTTGGATTGATGCACAGCGACCAATATTTAATGTATCGTTTCAATTAGCATCAACGGTGTTTACACGAGATCCacatttacataatttatttatacatgcGGAAAGAATATTGGATAATAAATTGTCTGGTATACCGTCTGATTCTGAaacttgtaaaatattaaaagctgCTCATGCTATACAACTAGTTACTGCAATAACATTCCTACCAACaatattaaatcaattattttcattattaacgtGCAATCTAAGTGATGAAGTTGGtctttatattataagattgttaatacatattattaatttaatttataaagctCAAAGAAAAGATATCATTAATGCTTAtgttaaatttgtatttatattaccttcaaaaaatatcgcgACAACAACAGTACATGAACAACTTGCTAAATATTTACCTATTTTATTACATCCAAACAATACTGATTTTTTGgttgtcaataaatttatgcatcattccaattttttcattgatattATGGTTAAAAGTATGGCACAACATATGCTCACTAGTGGACGAATTAAAATGCATCGTAATGAAAGATTTACAAAAGATTATCATGATAgcattacaaaattattacaagTTCTTACACCATAtcttatgaataaatataaagatatGCCGGTTGAAACCCATGAACTTAACAAAAGTCTTgcacaatttttaaaa AAATGTCTTACATTTATGGATCGTGGATttgtattttcattaattaatgacTATATGGACAATTTCTCACCAGGGGATGCTCGGACCTTgcaagattttaaatttacattccTACAAATAATATGTTCACATGAGCATTATGTGTCATTTAATTTACCCATGATGCAGACGCGTGTTACAAGTAAGG ACTCAGAATCAGAGCCGGAAGGTGATG ATTTAATGTTGGAGTATTGTTTGTCTCAAGATTTCTGCAAGTATCATTTTCTTGTGGGTTTATTATTACAAGAAGTTAAATCATCATTAAATGAAGTTGTACAAATTCGTAAAGTTGCTATAGCTACTCTACGGGATTTATTAGCAAAACACGAATTGGATGATAGATATCAAAACAAAGGCCAATTGAGTCGTATTGCTGCTATTTATATTCCATGGTTGGGAGttgttttagaaaatttacataGATTACAATCAGTTTATGAGACTGATCTAAAGactgaattaaaacaaaatcacGCCAATCGATTGTCAAGCAGCAGCagtaattgtttaataaataaagatccAGTTAATGGAGTTACAGTTACAGATACACCTAAATCTGTCCACAGATTTACACTACATTTGGATTCACAATCTCCAATAAGAGCATCAATGCATCTTAGAGATTCTACTTATTTTGCGGCTATTGCTGGACAAGGTTTAGCCAATGGATTTTCTTGTACTAGTATTGAATCAAGTACATCGACATTATCGAGTACATCTCATTCACTTGTTTCACAAGAAACTACAATAGCTCGAGAACCTGCGGAAAATGGTGTATCTGAAAAAAAAGGTCATTCTCGATCAGTTAGTGTCACTCAGACATCATCAAGATGTGATAAACTTCAGTCATCTGAAATgaaagatttattattatgcttTTTGTTTGTTGTTAAATATTTGGGTGATCATCAAGTAATTGCATGGTGGCAACAATGTTCTGAAAccgaaataataagtttttttagtgtaattgAAATGGGTTTATATCACTTTAAATATGTTGGTAAAAGATTAATTATAGCAAACACGAGTGCTACTAATAGTGGAAAACCTAAGACTGTTAAAGCCATGACATTGCCAGCTCGAATGGCACCACCAGATTTTTCAAATGATGCATCTGGTACTGGTACATTACAACCACATAATACTTCGACACGTGAAAATTTAGTCGATGAAGATAATGCACTTAATCATCAGGCATTATTAGAAGCAAATATGGCTACTGAAGTTGGATTAATTGTTCTCGATTGTCTTggattattttgtattcattttaaa gatATACTTCTTGTAAATGATGGAGATAATCCCGTAATGCAAAaacttttcaatatttatttatcatttcttcAACTTGGTCAATCTGAAACATTATTTCGTCATGTTTTTGCAAGTCTACGAgcctttttaaataattattcaactgCATTATTTAAAG gtAATGCAGTATTTTGTGGACGTCTTTGCTATGAATTATTACGCtgctgtaataataaattaagttcGATAAGACAAGAATCGTGTGCACtgctttatttattaatgcgtagtaattttgaattcacTAATAGAAAAGGTTTAATTCGCGTACATTTACAG GTAATAATATCAGTATCACAAATGCTTGGGAATGTAATTGGATTAAATAATTCACGATTTCAAGAATCACTTTCGCTTATCAATAGTTATGCGACATCTGATAAAGTGATGAAAGGTACTGGTTTTCCAGTTGAAgttaaagatttaaataaaagaattcgTACTGTTTTAATGGCTACTGCACAAATGCGAGAACATAACAATGATCCGGAAATGCTTGTTGATTTACAACACAGTTTAGCCAATTCATATGCTAGTACACCGGAATTACGGCATACTTGGCTTGAAACTATGGCACGTAATCATGCTAGAGATGGAAATTACTCTGAg gcTGCCTGTTGTCAATTACATATCGCTGCTTTAATGGCcgagtatttaaaattaaaaaaaattcatttatgggGAGCTGAAGCATTTGACAAAATATCTGTTAATATTTCTAGAGATGAACGAGGGCTTAAGCTCGATGCTG gGGTGCAAGACATCCATTATAATGAATCAACTCTGTTGGAACAATTGGAGAGTTGCGCTGAAATGTTAGAAAAAGCTGAACGTTTTGAATTACTTGGACCATTGTATCGTTTAATTGTTCCCATTTATGAAAACAAGAGAAATTATAATGCATTAGCTAATTGTTATTCTCATTTGACTCAAGcatgtaataaaattgttgaagTCACTAAAACAGGAAAAAGATTACTCGGAAGATTTTATCGCGTTGCATTTTTTGGATCT GCATATTTTGAAGAAGAAAATGGTCAAGAATATATTTACAAAGAACCTAAAGTAACGTCATTATCAGAAATATCTGAACGATTACAACGATTGTACGCTGAAAAATTTGGTGTAGAAAATGTTAAAATGATAATGGATTCAGCgccaataaaattaaatgatctTGATCAAAAAATAGCTTATATTCAAGTTACGCATGTGACaccgtattttgaaaaaatggaaTTAGAATCACGATTAACGGAATTTGAACAAAATCATGATGTTTCATGTTTTATGTTTGAAACTCCATTTACTCATGAAGGTAAACCACGTGGTAATCCTGAAGATCAATGGAAACGAAggacaataataacaacacaATATTCATTTCCATATATTAAAAAACGTATtccaataatagaaaaaaaagtaattgaatTAACACCAATAGAAGTGGCATTAGATGAAATGAGACAACGTGTACAAGAATTAGAAGATGTTGCGTTAATAGCACCAActgatgttaaaaaattacagttaagACTCCAAGGCAGTGTTTGTGTTACTGTTAATGCTGGACCGTTAACATATGCATCAGCATTTTTAGATCCTGCATTATCACCACAATACCCTGATGACAAAGTTGACGAATTGAAAGATGTGTTTAGAGATTTCATTAAAATCTGTTACACAGcattacaaataaatagtaaacttATTACTAATGATCAGCATGAATACCAAGAAGCCCTTAgagaaaattatcaaaaactctgtcaaaatttatcatcattactTGGAGAATCTGTGTGGCCTGATGATCAAGTTGGAAGTTTTAAACGCAACAGCGCGGCTCTTTTTAGTGCAATCAGTGGAGCTAATAATCACACAAGTATTGCTTAA